The genomic region CCCCCAACCCTCGGATTTGGAGTCCGATGCTCTGCCGTTAGAGCTACTGGCCTCTGAAAGGTTTAGAGCTCCAGGTTATTGCAGCCGCTGCCATCAACATCAAACCCGAAACTCAAAATAGCTTACTTGGCTTCCTTGTGGGCGGTGTGCTTGCGGCACCAACGACAGTATTTGCTCAACTCAACTCTATCCGGCGTGTTCTGTTTGCTCTTCGTCGTTGTATAATTTCGCCTTTTACACTCACCACAAGCCAATGTAATTATCTCACGCATCGCTACTCCGTACGCTCCCTACTCTGTCTTTGCGGAAAGGCTCCAGTCACCGGCAAGCCTGGACTCCAAGCGAAATCTCCCCTACTCCACCACCTCGCTCACCACGCCGGCCCCCACGGTGCGGCCCCCCTCGCGGATCGCGAAACGCAGCTCCTTCTCCATGGCAATCGGTTGAATCAGTTCGACCGCGAGGCTCACGTTATCCCCCGGCATGACCAT from Candidatus Methylomirabilis tolerans harbors:
- the rpmG gene encoding 50S ribosomal protein L33 — its product is MREIITLACGECKRRNYTTTKSKQNTPDRVELSKYCRWCRKHTAHKEAK
- a CDS encoding elongation factor Tu; translated protein: MVMPGDNVSLAVELIQPIAMEKELRFAIREGGRTVGAGVVSEVVE